One part of the Bacteroidia bacterium genome encodes these proteins:
- a CDS encoding DUF2237 domain-containing protein, whose translation MAKNVFGEELIPCSTNPMTGFYRTGCCETGPEDRGVHTVCAVMTDEFLAFSKSKGNDLSTPRPEYRFAGLKAGDKWCLCAPRWAEAYEAGCAPQLVLEATDEKTLDYVELGELVKFAFKTA comes from the coding sequence ATGGCAAAAAATGTATTTGGCGAAGAATTGATCCCATGTAGTACAAATCCTATGACTGGATTTTATAGAACGGGTTGCTGTGAGACAGGTCCGGAAGATCGTGGTGTCCATACCGTTTGTGCGGTTATGACGGATGAATTTCTGGCATTTAGCAAAAGCAAAGGGAATGACCTCTCTACTCCCCGACCTGAGTATCGATTTGCCGGATTGAAAGCAGGCGATAAATGGTGCCTGTGTGCTCCAAGGTGGGCAGAAGCTTATGAAGCTGGTTGTGCCCCACAACTTGTTCTGGAAGCAACAGATGAAAAAACCCTGGACTATGTAGAATTAGGGGAGTTGGTGAAGTTTGCATTTAAAACTGCCTAA
- a CDS encoding TetR/AcrR family transcriptional regulator, with protein MKTRDKILETARELFNNDGVSTVSSRNISDAMNISYGNLCYHFPKKDDIIMQLYASMQTELDTEVAKLRAEIFSFDFFIRSLRGMLEVLYKYKFVFLDLNLLARKSEHIRRHARKQYQVRLAICREIYDFLIREGYLKVEDWEGHYDMLAHSVLVILNSWIMDAEIYYKGDEDQKIDYYLQMIYRIVSASLTKKGEDAFIRVYLHSEWRRRDQQRQENKADQAETPASA; from the coding sequence CCAGTCGGAATATTAGCGATGCCATGAACATTAGCTATGGGAACCTCTGCTACCACTTTCCCAAAAAGGATGATATCATTATGCAACTCTATGCGAGTATGCAAACGGAGCTGGATACAGAGGTCGCCAAATTGCGGGCGGAGATATTCAGTTTTGACTTTTTTATACGGAGTTTGCGGGGAATGCTTGAAGTACTTTACAAATACAAATTCGTATTTCTTGATCTTAATCTCCTGGCACGAAAATCAGAGCACATCCGTCGCCATGCCCGCAAGCAATACCAGGTTCGTCTGGCGATATGTAGAGAGATTTATGATTTCCTGATCCGTGAAGGCTACCTGAAAGTAGAGGACTGGGAAGGGCATTATGATATGCTCGCCCATAGTGTACTGGTAATCCTGAATAGCTGGATCATGGATGCCGAGATTTATTATAAAGGAGATGAGGATCAGAAGATAGATTACTATCTCCAAATGATCTATCGTATTGTAAGTGCTTCCCTGACCAAAAAAGGCGAAGACGCCTTTATTCGCGTTTACCTGCACTCAGAATGGCGACGTAGAGATCAACAAAGACAGGAAAATAAAGCCGATCAGGCAGAAACTCCGGCTTCTGCTTAA